One genomic window of Parcubacteria group bacterium includes the following:
- a CDS encoding prohibitin family protein produces MDQVQETFRSFQGRKFGRRGLYAVIIIILLFSSFGTVGAGERGVLLQFGAVQDRVFGEGLYFKIPFIQHVVKVDVKIQKDEVPASAASKDLQVVTSKIALNFHLAPESVNRIWQDVGHDYNIRIIAPAIQEAVKATTAKFTAEELITKREQVKEEVKSNLAERLLERSIIVDEFNIIDFDFSKAFNEAIEQKVTAEQLKLKAERDLERIVIEKQQQITQAEAKAQAIQIEAQALRTNPGVIQLRWIEKWDGKAPQYWGNVNPFFGLNQ; encoded by the coding sequence ATGGACCAGGTTCAAGAGACCTTTCGGAGCTTCCAGGGGAGGAAATTCGGCAGGCGCGGCCTGTACGCCGTGATCATCATCATCCTGCTTTTCTCAAGCTTCGGAACCGTGGGCGCAGGGGAGCGCGGCGTCTTATTGCAGTTCGGGGCTGTGCAGGACAGAGTATTCGGGGAAGGGCTGTATTTCAAAATTCCGTTCATCCAGCACGTGGTGAAAGTGGACGTCAAGATCCAAAAAGATGAGGTGCCCGCATCAGCCGCATCAAAAGATCTGCAGGTGGTCACCTCAAAAATCGCGCTCAACTTCCACCTCGCGCCCGAGAGCGTGAACCGCATCTGGCAGGACGTGGGGCACGACTACAATATCCGCATCATCGCCCCGGCAATCCAAGAAGCCGTGAAGGCGACCACGGCCAAGTTTACGGCAGAAGAGCTTATCACCAAGCGCGAGCAGGTCAAAGAAGAGGTCAAGTCAAACCTCGCGGAGCGCCTGCTTGAGCGGTCCATCATTGTGGATGAGTTCAACATCATTGATTTTGATTTTTCCAAGGCGTTCAACGAAGCCATTGAGCAGAAGGTGACGGCAGAACAGCTGAAGCTCAAGGCCGAGCGGGACTTGGAGCGCATTGTTATTGAAAAGCAGCAGCAGATCACCCAGGCCGAGGCAAAGGCCCAGGCCATCCAGATAGAGGCCCAGGCTTTGCGCACCAATCCGGGGGTCATACAGCTGCGGTGGATAGAGAAGTGGGACGGCAAAGCCCCGCAGTACTGGGGTAATGTAAATCCGTTTTTCGGGCTGAACCAGTAG
- a CDS encoding glycoside hydrolase family 9 protein, which yields MIYASMRTTHPHPIILLTILTALSPLVMLGGSVSRAQDAPLEALLLWDGETAGTEYHYGTADTVAPHAGMASFAGAPDKWHEAGLGLKGLPSWRLDISEYDELRFFARASVEGVVATAHIYGWPYFTKSVKLDPYIQGGKLTTEYRDVRIPIDALRTEKPVLERVEIIYFGATDPPAGFRIYIDDVRAVRDARDSRGQGGQDGADGPDPAEQTETGDASLITLPSQMESLARATLPNEIRGLSVKDATSFSVTLGWERISGAEEIRIAAGPEPPLIQGGELPLGAAVATLSGDANEYTIGPLAAGVDVFVRIEATSNGARVSGVIHARTVGGPRASLATPLRAVHAYGPNILMLVLANEGTEYKGKKLKRNTGAAWQKGPWGVARADGSAIEVVEVFRDSVPVSQPDYEVGFGKTYNDTVVDVDHRIFLALAEPIGSPEILSVSGPRELGFMLPFSDQYLETPVIQLNQVAYNPAAEARWAYVSGWMGDGGALPLSGFPQAADVLVESADPLAARAPAARGISLALRSAHDSDAGGEVREINLSSVPASDEAIYRVRIPGVGVSWPTRISEKASNESYRTIIRGLFYNRWGGDLAPAYTDNTYVRSPDHLIVYTSDKKEATAFHSARTPKTEQRTLAGGYHDAGDFDQRPMHVAVPELLMRAFEINRDAFSDGTLSIPESGNNIPDLLDEALWGIAGWEQLQEPSGGVRMGVESYRHPVGIYYAHQDELPYWTYGTDANHTARVAGLFAQASRLVAPYDQGRANRLLVRATSAYEYAAENGASNTNLLYASGELFRLTGDSRYENRFASSWESIGPYGAFSRFSEDQFYLGDYFNNDRTQPNYILGYLLSDTPLARLLDASDNQLSSQAEKAYQSVANTKHAHRSARKDNPDWGMGVVLGQFLDPIYARIQMGGLSADEAQKYFDAASLTMDYALGGNPDGRVYFTGMGSRPVQEPLHLDSLSFIKDGKGPIPGIPVFGPTRSLPSYEYYKPGAAAFYPAFADRPLMRRYADIRTFVVTNEFSVWEVQAPHAQLAALLASPSGSGNEATTLATATRVRPGSAPAPVGEADRIADFIAYGTPATQTLGVGERAGVIQSFTEAYGHAPQSDEDWVDVIKIANGRWPSRRNPEREGLAESRFEQIYLRPSSRDQEPDDAAIVIMSYGVRPPERNIAQEQSGLPLFTEIFNRMPDSAFDWDTIRAILHSGASR from the coding sequence ATGATTTATGCATCTATGCGCACCACCCATCCACATCCAATCATCCTGCTGACCATACTTACGGCCCTCTCGCCGCTTGTTATGCTCGGGGGCAGTGTTTCGCGCGCCCAGGACGCGCCGCTTGAGGCGCTCCTCTTGTGGGACGGCGAGACTGCGGGAACCGAATACCACTACGGAACTGCGGACACTGTAGCGCCGCATGCCGGTATGGCCAGTTTTGCTGGAGCTCCGGACAAGTGGCACGAGGCCGGACTCGGGCTCAAAGGCCTTCCGTCCTGGCGCTTGGACATTTCCGAATACGATGAGCTGCGCTTTTTCGCCAGAGCAAGCGTTGAGGGAGTGGTTGCCACGGCGCATATCTACGGCTGGCCCTACTTTACCAAATCCGTAAAACTGGACCCCTACATCCAGGGCGGGAAACTCACCACCGAGTACCGCGACGTGCGCATACCCATTGATGCGCTCCGCACCGAAAAGCCGGTGCTTGAGCGCGTGGAAATCATCTACTTCGGCGCTACTGACCCGCCCGCGGGGTTTCGGATATACATTGATGACGTGCGGGCGGTGCGCGATGCGCGGGACAGCCGCGGACAAGGCGGGCAGGATGGAGCCGACGGGCCCGACCCCGCGGAACAAACAGAAACCGGAGATGCCTCCTTGATTACGCTGCCGAGCCAGATGGAGAGCCTGGCTCGCGCAACACTGCCGAATGAGATACGCGGTCTTTCAGTGAAAGACGCAACATCCTTTTCAGTGACGCTCGGATGGGAGCGCATCTCCGGCGCTGAAGAGATCCGCATTGCCGCAGGCCCCGAGCCCCCCCTGATCCAGGGAGGCGAACTGCCGCTCGGGGCGGCGGTTGCAACACTCTCCGGAGACGCGAATGAGTACACGATCGGCCCGCTCGCGGCAGGGGTTGATGTGTTCGTTCGCATTGAAGCAACGTCAAACGGTGCGCGCGTCTCTGGCGTTATCCACGCCCGCACCGTGGGCGGCCCGCGCGCATCGCTTGCCACGCCCCTGCGCGCGGTGCACGCGTACGGCCCGAACATCCTTATGCTCGTGCTCGCGAATGAGGGTACCGAGTATAAAGGGAAAAAGCTCAAACGCAACACCGGTGCCGCGTGGCAGAAGGGGCCTTGGGGCGTAGCGCGGGCGGACGGAAGCGCGATTGAGGTTGTGGAGGTATTCCGCGATTCAGTTCCTGTAAGCCAGCCCGACTACGAGGTTGGGTTTGGCAAAACGTACAACGATACTGTTGTTGATGTTGATCACCGAATCTTTTTGGCGCTTGCCGAACCCATAGGCAGTCCCGAGATTTTGAGCGTAAGCGGACCCCGCGAATTGGGATTTATGCTGCCTTTCTCGGACCAGTACCTGGAAACCCCGGTCATCCAGCTGAACCAGGTTGCCTACAACCCGGCCGCCGAGGCGCGGTGGGCGTATGTTTCGGGCTGGATGGGGGATGGCGGCGCGCTTCCGCTCTCCGGGTTTCCACAGGCCGCGGATGTGCTTGTTGAAAGCGCTGATCCGCTCGCGGCGCGTGCGCCCGCGGCGCGCGGTATTTCCCTCGCGCTCCGGTCAGCGCATGACAGCGATGCCGGAGGCGAGGTGCGGGAGATTAATCTCTCAAGCGTTCCCGCGTCGGACGAGGCAATCTACCGCGTGCGCATTCCGGGCGTCGGTGTTTCGTGGCCAACCCGCATATCCGAGAAAGCCTCCAATGAATCGTACCGCACCATCATCCGCGGCTTGTTCTACAACCGCTGGGGCGGGGATTTGGCGCCCGCATACACGGACAACACCTATGTCCGCTCGCCGGACCATTTGATTGTGTACACGTCAGACAAAAAGGAGGCAACCGCGTTCCACTCCGCGCGCACCCCCAAAACCGAGCAGCGCACCCTTGCTGGGGGGTACCACGATGCCGGAGACTTTGACCAGCGCCCCATGCACGTCGCCGTGCCGGAACTCCTGATGCGCGCGTTTGAAATCAACCGCGATGCATTTTCGGACGGTACACTCTCCATTCCCGAGTCGGGAAACAACATTCCGGATCTTCTGGATGAAGCGCTCTGGGGGATTGCCGGATGGGAGCAGCTGCAGGAGCCTTCCGGCGGCGTTCGCATGGGGGTTGAATCGTACCGCCACCCGGTGGGCATCTACTATGCGCACCAGGACGAGCTTCCGTACTGGACCTATGGCACGGATGCAAACCACACGGCGCGCGTTGCCGGCTTGTTCGCGCAGGCATCTCGCCTGGTTGCGCCGTATGACCAGGGCCGCGCAAACCGGCTTTTGGTGCGCGCCACATCCGCGTACGAGTATGCGGCGGAAAACGGCGCGAGCAACACCAATCTCTTGTACGCGTCCGGCGAGCTCTTCCGGCTCACCGGTGATTCGCGGTACGAGAACCGGTTTGCTTCATCCTGGGAGAGCATCGGCCCGTACGGCGCGTTCTCGCGGTTTAGCGAGGACCAGTTTTATTTGGGAGACTATTTCAACAACGACCGCACACAGCCTAATTACATTTTAGGCTACCTCTTAAGCGATACCCCGCTTGCCAGGCTGCTTGACGCGTCCGACAATCAGCTCTCATCACAGGCCGAAAAAGCGTACCAGAGCGTTGCCAATACAAAGCATGCGCACCGGTCCGCCCGCAAGGATAATCCGGACTGGGGTATGGGCGTTGTCTTGGGTCAATTTTTGGACCCCATCTACGCGCGCATCCAGATGGGCGGGCTTTCCGCGGATGAAGCGCAAAAGTATTTTGACGCCGCAAGCCTTACTATGGACTATGCGCTCGGCGGCAACCCGGACGGCAGGGTGTATTTCACGGGCATGGGGTCCCGGCCCGTGCAGGAGCCGCTGCATCTGGACAGCTTAAGCTTTATTAAAGATGGGAAAGGCCCGATTCCCGGAATTCCAGTGTTCGGCCCCACGCGCTCGCTGCCTTCGTACGAATACTATAAGCCGGGAGCTGCCGCGTTCTATCCCGCGTTCGCGGATCGGCCGCTCATGCGCAGGTACGCGGATATCCGCACGTTCGTGGTGACCAATGAATTTTCAGTGTGGGAGGTGCAGGCCCCCCATGCCCAGCTCGCGGCCCTGCTTGCGAGTCCGTCCGGTTCCGGGAACGAAGCAACCACGCTCGCAACCGCAACGCGCGTAAGGCCGGGGAGCGCGCCAGCCCCGGTTGGGGAGGCGGACCGCATTGCTGATTTCATCGCCTATGGCACGCCTGCCACACAAACGCTCGGCGTGGGCGAGCGCGCAGGCGTGATCCAATCATTCACCGAAGCGTACGGCCATGCGCCGCAATCGGACGAGGACTGGGTTGACGTGATCAAAATCGCGAACGGCCGCTGGCCCTCACGGCGCAATCCGGAACGCGAGGGCCTCGCCGAGAGCAGGTTTGAGCAAATTTATTTGCGCCCCTCAAGCCGCGATCAGGAACCGGATGATGCGGCCATTGTCATTATGTCCTATGGCGTGCGCCCGCCGGAGCGGAACATTGCGCAGGAGCAGAGTGGATTGCCTCTATTTACGGAGATTTTTAACCGAATGCCGGATTCGGCATTTGACTGGGACACAATTCGCGCCATACTGCACAGCGGAGCTAGCCGGTAA
- a CDS encoding carbohydrate kinase family protein, producing MSIIVTGSVAYNHILNFPGRFSTRLHLDDVHVLNAFFYLDQSLTMLGGSAGNIAYTLKLFGEEPHVIAAVGRDFERYRHRFESLQISTRQIQEFKDEATASATIIVDRDDNQIIAFLPGAARHCIELDVPNGSQSRDALLIIIAAAPPQVIVKRCTEAVRLGIPYIFAPGSAIGGLTKTELRDGYRSSLVSMFNDYEWKEFQERARKDLPAMLQHGITVAITRGEAGSMIYTKDQEYFIPIARRDKVISPFGAGDAYLAGLALGVARAWNWQDAGQVASVAASFAVETFGPQEHMFTLDAFNRRYHASYQQKSPLET from the coding sequence ATGAGCATCATTGTCACCGGATCAGTGGCGTACAACCATATTCTCAACTTTCCCGGACGCTTCAGCACACGCCTGCACCTGGATGATGTTCACGTTCTGAACGCATTCTTCTACCTGGACCAGAGCCTCACCATGCTCGGCGGGTCCGCGGGCAACATCGCCTATACGCTCAAACTGTTCGGAGAAGAGCCGCACGTCATCGCCGCCGTGGGCCGGGACTTTGAGCGCTACCGGCATCGGTTTGAGTCACTGCAGATCAGCACCCGCCAAATCCAGGAATTCAAGGATGAGGCCACGGCGAGCGCAACCATCATCGTGGACCGCGACGACAACCAGATCATCGCCTTTTTGCCGGGCGCGGCGCGGCACTGCATTGAGCTGGATGTGCCGAACGGGTCCCAGAGCCGGGATGCCCTCCTCATCATCATCGCGGCCGCGCCGCCACAGGTCATCGTCAAGCGCTGCACCGAGGCGGTGCGCCTCGGCATCCCGTATATCTTCGCGCCCGGATCCGCAATCGGCGGCCTCACTAAAACCGAGCTCCGGGACGGGTACCGTTCAAGCCTGGTAAGCATGTTCAACGACTACGAGTGGAAAGAGTTCCAGGAGCGGGCGCGCAAAGACCTTCCGGCCATGCTCCAGCACGGCATTACCGTGGCCATCACGCGCGGCGAAGCCGGATCCATGATCTACACCAAGGACCAGGAGTACTTCATCCCCATCGCGCGGCGCGACAAAGTGATAAGCCCGTTCGGCGCCGGGGACGCGTACCTGGCGGGCTTGGCCTTGGGCGTCGCGCGCGCGTGGAACTGGCAGGACGCCGGGCAGGTTGCTTCGGTTGCCGCATCTTTTGCCGTTGAAACCTTCGGCCCGCAGGAGCACATGTTCACCCTGGACGCCTTTAACCGGCGCTACCACGCGAGCTACCAGCAGAAGAGCCCGCTGGAAACGTAA
- the dnaX gene encoding DNA polymerase III subunit gamma/tau codes for MTLYRTYRPKTFAEVIGRDDIKHILTEQIKANALAHAYLFSGVRGTGKTTLARLVAKAANCSSRDKTSGEPCNACASCQAINQGRAQDLIEIDAASNRRIEEIRELREMVKYAPANSPYKVYIIDEVHMLTREAFNALLKTLEEPPKHVIFILATTELAKIPDTIFSRCQHFSFGLVPLAQIVERLRALLALEKAVMDDAVIVDIARRSSGSLRDAESLLGQILSIGKKEITAQDASLFLPKVPFGETLNFLAALVNRDAHTALELLAALEAQGINLTFFIANCLEYARQLVLYAATGDEKRLELHYSKDEITEFVALAGQTDSQRLREITSELLRASHDSELAPDMPSLALELAAVLLCGEEEPKKELAETKTTESSAIVSTAVISSPPPAPSIPAVPSHTEPTHSLEEILDGWGEVLAKARNKNQALNFVLGVAEPVQVNGNTLELAFKYRLQQEKVLELKNRETVETIIKEVYGTSYRIQPTVQERLKATKEPREQDDLVKAVLEVFQGAEILN; via the coding sequence ATGACGCTCTACCGAACCTACCGCCCCAAGACCTTTGCCGAAGTCATTGGCAGGGATGACATCAAGCACATCCTCACCGAGCAGATCAAGGCCAACGCGCTTGCCCATGCGTACCTGTTTTCGGGCGTGCGCGGAACCGGCAAGACCACCCTGGCGCGGCTCGTGGCCAAGGCCGCGAACTGTTCTTCCCGCGACAAAACGTCAGGCGAGCCGTGCAATGCGTGCGCGTCCTGCCAAGCCATCAACCAGGGGAGGGCCCAGGATCTCATAGAGATTGACGCGGCCTCAAACCGCAGGATAGAGGAAATTAGGGAGCTGCGGGAAATGGTGAAGTACGCGCCCGCGAACTCGCCGTACAAGGTGTACATCATTGATGAGGTGCACATGCTCACGCGCGAGGCGTTTAACGCGCTCTTGAAAACCCTGGAAGAGCCGCCGAAGCATGTTATCTTTATCCTCGCGACTACGGAACTCGCAAAGATTCCGGACACCATTTTTTCGCGGTGCCAGCACTTCAGCTTCGGCTTAGTGCCGCTTGCGCAGATTGTAGAGCGGTTGCGGGCCTTGCTCGCGCTTGAAAAAGCGGTTATGGATGATGCGGTGATTGTGGACATCGCGCGCCGGAGCTCGGGCTCGCTGAGGGACGCGGAGAGCTTGCTCGGGCAGATCCTCTCAATCGGCAAAAAAGAAATCACCGCCCAAGACGCGAGCCTGTTTCTGCCCAAGGTGCCGTTCGGTGAGACTCTCAACTTCCTCGCGGCGCTCGTCAACCGAGATGCCCACACGGCGCTGGAATTGCTTGCGGCGCTGGAAGCGCAGGGAATCAACCTCACTTTTTTTATCGCAAACTGTCTTGAGTATGCGAGGCAGCTGGTGCTGTACGCGGCAACAGGGGACGAAAAGCGGCTTGAGCTTCACTACTCCAAAGATGAAATCACAGAGTTCGTTGCCCTGGCCGGACAAACTGACAGCCAGCGCTTGCGCGAAATCACGTCCGAGTTGCTCCGCGCGTCCCATGATTCAGAGCTTGCGCCGGACATGCCGTCCTTGGCCCTGGAGCTTGCCGCGGTGCTCTTGTGCGGGGAAGAAGAGCCAAAAAAAGAATTGGCTGAAACAAAAACAACTGAATCCAGCGCCATTGTTTCAACGGCTGTTATTTCATCGCCGCCTCCAGCGCCATCAATCCCCGCTGTCCCATCACACACCGAACCGACCCATTCTTTGGAAGAAATCCTGGACGGCTGGGGCGAGGTGTTGGCCAAGGCACGCAACAAAAACCAGGCCCTGAACTTTGTGCTCGGGGTTGCCGAGCCGGTGCAGGTGAACGGAAACACCCTGGAGCTTGCGTTCAAGTACCGCCTGCAGCAGGAGAAGGTTCTGGAGCTCAAAAACCGCGAGACAGTTGAAACAATCATCAAAGAGGTGTATGGTACCTCATACCGCATCCAGCCAACCGTGCAGGAACGCTTGAAAGCCACGAAAGAGCCCCGGGAGCAGGATGATCTGGTGAAGGCCGTACTGGAAGTGTTCCAGGGCGCGGAGATATTGAATTAA
- a CDS encoding type IV secretory system conjugative DNA transfer family protein: MLLNLYFWLGLVIIALTPLGFVGRIFTRRLANRFNPFDMVTLRVLLPKESLEVEDLSRQREIRQMIAPIESFMANLAGLRAERGWNAFWFGRKDHFAFEIVADEGVISFYVTVPQELRQFVEQQIQAQAPDAFIEEREDYNIFNPQCAIAACALGFKKSYYFPIKNYQEMEFDPLNALTNSLSKFRDDAHGGAAIQFVLRSAHPRWHAAASQLSREVRVGKKLSDAVKLAGHGPAKTAMRTIIHSRKKSPEELERMGRHQETISQFEEEALSRIQEKSAKSAFEANIRIVVATGNESIANAALSAIADSFSQYAGYEYGNGFIRKKPRNLKRFLNDFIYRNFRERSQIILNTAEMASLFHFPLPSAETPNILWLSAKQAAAPVNMPTEGLILGHNTYRGEDTVVRIKLEDRRRHLYLIGKSGTGKSVLIANMARQDIVEGRGVCVIDPHGDLVDAVLSYVPESRAQDVIYFDPSDLERPMGLNMLEYKDDSQKDFAVQDMIRIFEKLFPPEVIGPMFEHNMRNVMLTLMADKEHPGTIVDIPRMFTDPEFQKYKVSKLLDPNVRSFWEQEMAKTSDFHKSEMLGYLVSKVGRFVENEMLRNIIGQARSAFDFRDVMDNKKILLINLAKGKTGEVNSALLGLIIVSKLQMAAMTRAELPEAERHDFYLYIDEFQNFVTDSIATILSEARKYRLNLIISHQYIGQLVDAKGNTQIKDAVFGNVGTVISFKIGVEDAETVAKEFAPVFNEYDCINIDKYQAYVKLLIDNASAKPFQMSTYPPSEGSPERAAAIREASRNAYGSSRAEIEADIAGRLKLGKAPSADEQMEAEIKKSL, from the coding sequence ATGTTGCTTAACCTCTACTTTTGGCTCGGGCTCGTCATTATCGCGCTCACCCCGCTCGGGTTTGTAGGGCGCATCTTTACGCGCCGCCTCGCCAACCGGTTCAATCCCTTTGACATGGTTACGTTGCGCGTGCTCCTGCCCAAGGAGTCCTTGGAAGTGGAAGATTTAAGCCGGCAGCGCGAGATACGGCAGATGATTGCACCCATTGAATCGTTCATGGCAAATCTTGCCGGGTTGCGCGCGGAGCGCGGGTGGAACGCGTTCTGGTTCGGCAGAAAGGACCACTTCGCGTTTGAGATTGTGGCGGATGAGGGCGTGATCTCGTTCTACGTTACGGTGCCGCAGGAGCTTCGCCAGTTTGTGGAGCAGCAGATCCAGGCTCAAGCTCCGGACGCGTTCATAGAGGAGCGGGAGGACTACAACATCTTCAACCCCCAGTGCGCCATTGCCGCGTGCGCGCTCGGATTTAAAAAATCATACTACTTTCCCATCAAAAATTACCAGGAGATGGAGTTTGACCCCCTGAACGCGCTCACCAACTCCCTCTCAAAGTTTCGGGATGACGCGCACGGAGGCGCTGCCATACAGTTTGTCCTTCGCAGCGCGCACCCGCGGTGGCACGCGGCGGCGAGCCAGCTTTCGCGCGAGGTGCGGGTCGGCAAGAAGTTGAGCGATGCCGTGAAGCTCGCAGGGCACGGCCCCGCAAAAACAGCCATGCGGACCATCATCCACAGCCGCAAAAAAAGCCCCGAGGAACTGGAGCGCATGGGCCGCCACCAAGAGACTATTTCCCAGTTTGAGGAGGAAGCGCTCTCGCGCATCCAGGAGAAGAGCGCAAAGAGCGCCTTTGAGGCGAACATCCGCATTGTAGTTGCGACAGGGAACGAATCAATCGCGAACGCGGCCCTTTCCGCGATTGCGGATTCCTTCAGCCAGTACGCGGGCTATGAGTACGGCAATGGATTCATCCGCAAAAAGCCGCGCAACTTGAAGCGGTTTCTGAACGACTTCATCTACCGCAACTTCCGCGAGCGCTCCCAGATTATTTTGAACACTGCGGAAATGGCGTCCCTGTTCCACTTCCCCCTGCCCTCCGCGGAAACGCCCAACATCCTCTGGCTCTCCGCAAAGCAGGCCGCTGCTCCGGTGAACATGCCCACGGAAGGACTCATCCTCGGGCACAATACGTACCGCGGGGAGGACACGGTGGTGCGCATCAAGCTAGAGGACCGCAGGAGGCACCTCTACCTCATCGGAAAGAGCGGCACCGGGAAGAGTGTGCTCATTGCGAACATGGCGCGCCAGGACATTGTGGAGGGCCGCGGCGTGTGCGTGATTGACCCGCACGGGGACCTTGTTGATGCGGTCTTGTCATACGTTCCCGAAAGCCGCGCTCAAGACGTCATCTATTTTGACCCGAGCGACCTTGAGCGGCCCATGGGCTTGAACATGCTTGAGTACAAGGATGATTCGCAGAAGGATTTTGCGGTGCAGGACATGATCCGCATCTTTGAGAAGCTGTTCCCGCCGGAAGTCATCGGCCCCATGTTTGAGCACAACATGCGCAACGTGATGCTCACCTTGATGGCGGACAAGGAACACCCGGGCACGATCGTGGACATTCCGCGCATGTTTACGGACCCGGAATTCCAGAAATACAAGGTATCCAAGCTCCTGGACCCGAACGTGCGGTCCTTCTGGGAGCAGGAAATGGCAAAGACCAGTGACTTCCACAAGTCCGAGATGCTCGGGTACCTCGTCTCAAAGGTGGGCAGGTTCGTGGAAAATGAAATGCTCCGCAACATCATCGGCCAAGCCCGGAGCGCGTTTGATTTTCGGGACGTGATGGACAACAAAAAGATTTTGCTCATCAACCTGGCCAAAGGCAAGACCGGGGAGGTGAACAGCGCGCTTTTGGGCTTGATCATCGTTTCAAAACTGCAGATGGCTGCCATGACCCGCGCTGAACTGCCGGAAGCAGAGCGCCACGACTTCTATTTGTACATAGACGAGTTCCAGAACTTCGTGACTGATTCAATCGCAACGATTTTGTCCGAGGCGCGCAAGTACCGCCTGAACCTCATCATCTCGCACCAGTACATCGGCCAGCTTGTGGACGCCAAAGGCAACACCCAGATCAAGGACGCGGTGTTCGGGAACGTGGGCACGGTGATCTCGTTCAAGATCGGCGTAGAGGATGCGGAAACAGTTGCCAAAGAGTTTGCCCCGGTGTTCAACGAGTATGACTGCATCAATATTGACAAGTACCAGGCGTATGTCAAACTCTTGATAGACAACGCGTCTGCCAAGCCGTTCCAGATGTCCACGTACCCGCCTTCGGAAGGCAGTCCGGAGCGGGCCGCGGCCATCAGAGAAGCGTCCCGGAACGCGTACGGCTCAAGCCGCGCCGAGATTGAGGCTGACATTGCGGGCCGCCTGAAGCTCGGAAAGGCGCCATCAGCTGACGAACAGATGGAAGCGGAAATCAAGAAATCGCTTTAG
- the rpmA gene encoding 50S ribosomal protein L27, producing the protein MAHKKAGGSSTNLRDSKGQRLGVKLYGGEHAKAGAIIVRQRGTRYFAGENVKRSHDDSIFALKEGFVAFKKKMKRGYDGNLKPRVEVNVAAK; encoded by the coding sequence ATGGCACATAAAAAAGCAGGTGGTTCATCCACTAATTTACGGGACTCCAAGGGCCAGCGCCTCGGAGTCAAGCTCTACGGCGGCGAGCACGCAAAAGCCGGGGCAATCATCGTGCGCCAGCGCGGCACCCGCTACTTTGCGGGGGAGAACGTAAAGCGCAGCCATGATGATTCCATCTTCGCGCTCAAAGAGGGTTTTGTCGCGTTCAAGAAAAAGATGAAACGCGGCTACGACGGCAACCTCAAGCCCCGCGTTGAAGTGAACGTGGCCGCAAAGTAA